A segment of the Bradyrhizobium sp. CCBAU 53340 genome:
CCAATTGGCAGTTTCGGTGGTGTAGAGCGCGATGAAGTAGCTGATCATCTGGTCGGCGGCGCCGCCGACCAGCGCGGGCGTGATGTAGTAGCCGAGCGCCAGGATGAAGACGAGCAGGCTTCCCGCGCCGATGCCGGGCAGCGTCTGCGGCAAATAGATGCGCAGAAAGGCGGTGAGGGGCGGCGCGCCGAGCGAGGCGGCGGCCCGCATATAGGCCGGCGAGATCGCCTTCATGCTGCTGTACAGCGGCAGGATCATGAACGGCAGCAGCACGTGGGTCATGGCGACGCAAACGCCGAAGCGGTTGTAGATCAGGCGCAGCGGCTCGTCGATGATGCCGAGCCAGTGCAGGCTGTCGTTGACGACGCCCTTGCTCTGCAACAGCACGATCCAGGCGCAGGTGCGGACCAGCAGCGAGGTCCAGAACGGCAGCAGCACGAAGATCATCAGGAGGTTCGACCGGCCCGCCGGGAGCGTCGCCAGCAAATAGGCGACAGGAAAGCCAAGCATCAGGCACAGGGCCGTGACACCGAGGCTGATGAGGAAGGTGCGGGCGAAAACCTCGCGGTAGATGGCCTGATCCGGCGGCGCCGCGACGATCGCACCGTCCGCGTTCCTGACGAGGTCGAGCGCTCCCAGCAGGTAGAAGCTGGTGATCGGACCACTGGCGCCCTTGATCGTCGTCCAGGTGCTGCGCTCGCGCCAGGCCGGGTTGATCTTGCCCAGCGTTTCCTTTGCCGTGCCTGCTTCCGGCGCTGCCTTCAGATTGCGTGCGGTGCTGAAGAGGATCGTGCGAAAGCCGTTTTGGGCGTAATTGAGCCGCTTGGCGGCGATGGCGATGGTGCCGGCGGCGCGTGCTGCCTGGAGATCGCTTGCCAGCGCCGCGTAGGCCTTCTCGTCCGGCAGGTCCTTGCCGTCCCAACCAGCGAGGGCCGCGACGGTTTGCGGCAGAACCTGGCGCACCTCGCGGTCATCGACCGCGTGCCACAGCATGCCGGCGATGGGCCCGGCGAAGGTGAAGAGGAGGAACAGCAGCAGCGGCCCGACAAGCGCAAACGCCTTGAGCTGGCGCGCGCGCTCTGCCCGCTTCAGGCGGCGCTTGAGCGGCACGTTCGTCGTGGCATCCGCGCCGGTCAGGGACGCTGTTGTCATCGGGAGGGCCTTTTGGAGCGGTCTGAGCGCACGCCTCGTCCTTCGAGACGACCGCTTCGCGGTCTTCTCAGGATGAGGCTCATCGACAGCCGGGCTCGTGAAATAGCCGCCACGCACTCCGCCCTCATCCTGAGGAGCCCGCCAAAGGCGGGCGTCTCGAAGGATGGCCGCAACGGAATTGCTCTCAATGCGCGCCGCACTTCGGCGCGCGCTATTTTGCGGCCCATTTGTTGAAGCGCTCGGTCAGCTTGTCGATGTTCTCGAGCCAGAACGCCACGTTGATCTCGATCGCGTTCTTGATGTTGTCAGGCGCGGTTGGCAGATCCTTCAGCACGGCGGGCTGTAACAGGCCGGCGGCGTCCTTGTTCGAGGTGCCGTAGGCGATGTTCTCCGACAGTTTCGACTGGTTTTCCGCCTTGCCGGCGAAGTCGAGGAATTTGTAGGCGGCGTCCTTGTTCGGGCTGCCCTTCAGGATGACCCAGCTGTCGAGTGTGAACAGCGCGCCGTCCCACACCATGCCGAAATTCTTCTTCTCGTTCTTGTTCGCGGTGTCGATGCGGCCATTGTAGACCGAGGTCATCACCACCTCGCCGGAGGCGAGCAGTTGCGGCGGCTGGGCGCCCGCCTTCCACCAGACGAGGTCGCCCTTGATGGTGTCGAGCTTCTTGAAGGCGCGCTCGACGCCTTCGTCGGTCGCCAGCACCTTGTAGACGTCCTTCGGCGGCACGCCGTCGGCCATCAGCGCGATCTCGAGCGTGGTCTTCGGGCCCTGACGCAGCGCGCGCTTGCCCGGGATCTTCTTGGTGTCGAAGAAGTCGGCCCAGCCTTTCGGTGCGTCCTTCAGCTTGTCCTTGTCGTAGCCGAGCACGAAATCGTAGAGGATGGCGCCGACGCCGCAAGGGTTGACGGACGGCTTGATGTAGGCGGCCTCGCCGCCGATCTTGGTATAGTCCATCTTCTCGAACAGGCCTTCGTCACAGCCGACGGCGAGCTCGTCGCTCTCGACCTGGACGACGTCCCAGGTGGCGGCGCCCCCCTGCACCTTGGCGCGCAACACGCCGATGCCGCCGTCCCAGGACTCGTCGTTCATGGCAACGCCGGATGCCTTCTTGAACGGCTCGAAATAGACCTTCTTCTGGGCATCCTGATACGCGCCGCCCCACGACACGACAGTGAGGTCACGCGCCTGCGCGACCGTCGCCAGCGCAGCGCTGGCGGTGAACGCCGCGGCGAAACCCAGAGCAATGTTGCGTTTCATCATGGTCCTTGTTCCTTCTTCGTGTGCATTGGGTTGAAGTCGATAGCTGGATCAAACCGGATCGAGGGCGAGGCAGTCCTCGGGGCGGAAGCTGATGAACACCCTCTCGCCGTGTTTCAGGCCGTCATGCGCTCCCGGCTGAAGCTTGACCATGAATTCGGCATTTCCTGCGACATCGAGCACGGCGAGTGCGTGGTCGCCGAGATAGATGGTGCTCTGCACCTTGGCCGGCAGAAGGTTCGGTCCGTCGCTGGAGGTGCCGTCCGGGATGATGGCGATCCGCTCGGGCCTGACCGACAGCGACGTCGCTGCGCCCGCGCCTGACACATTGATCGCCCGTGCGGTCACGGCGCCGCCGGCCGCCAGCGCGACGCGGCAAGTGTCCTTGTCGATCGTCTCGACCGTGCCCGAGAGCACGTTGTTCTCGCCGACGAAGTTGGCAACGAAGCTGTTGACGGGGCGCTCGTAGAGCGCATCGGGCCTGTCGATCTGCTGCACGATGCCGTCGTTGAACACGGCGATGCGGTCCGACATGGTGAGCGCTTCGCTCTGGTCATGGGTGACGTAGACGATGGTGATGCCCATGGTCTCGTGCAGCTGCTTGATCTCCAGTTGCATCTGCTCGCGCAGGC
Coding sequences within it:
- a CDS encoding ABC transporter permease codes for the protein MTTASLTGADATTNVPLKRRLKRAERARQLKAFALVGPLLLFLLFTFAGPIAGMLWHAVDDREVRQVLPQTVAALAGWDGKDLPDEKAYAALASDLQAARAAGTIAIAAKRLNYAQNGFRTILFSTARNLKAAPEAGTAKETLGKINPAWRERSTWTTIKGASGPITSFYLLGALDLVRNADGAIVAAPPDQAIYREVFARTFLISLGVTALCLMLGFPVAYLLATLPAGRSNLLMIFVLLPFWTSLLVRTCAWIVLLQSKGVVNDSLHWLGIIDEPLRLIYNRFGVCVAMTHVLLPFMILPLYSSMKAISPAYMRAAASLGAPPLTAFLRIYLPQTLPGIGAGSLLVFILALGYYITPALVGGAADQMISYFIALYTTETANWGLASALGAVLLLATVLLALVYGKLVQGQQVTGGMKN
- a CDS encoding ABC transporter substrate-binding protein codes for the protein MMKRNIALGFAAAFTASAALATVAQARDLTVVSWGGAYQDAQKKVYFEPFKKASGVAMNDESWDGGIGVLRAKVQGGAATWDVVQVESDELAVGCDEGLFEKMDYTKIGGEAAYIKPSVNPCGVGAILYDFVLGYDKDKLKDAPKGWADFFDTKKIPGKRALRQGPKTTLEIALMADGVPPKDVYKVLATDEGVERAFKKLDTIKGDLVWWKAGAQPPQLLASGEVVMTSVYNGRIDTANKNEKKNFGMVWDGALFTLDSWVILKGSPNKDAAYKFLDFAGKAENQSKLSENIAYGTSNKDAAGLLQPAVLKDLPTAPDNIKNAIEINVAFWLENIDKLTERFNKWAAK
- a CDS encoding ABC transporter ATP-binding protein, with translation MEAGMVTPAPALVRFSGIQKTYDGEHLVVKNLDLDIRKGEFITLLGPSGSGKTTTLMMLAGFEVPTQGEIYLADRPIKNMPPHKRDIGMVFQNYALFPHLTIEENVAFPLSVRKTSKAETQARVKAALRMIKMETMAQRRPGQLSGGQQQRVALARALVFNPQLVLMDEPLGALDKRLREQMQLEIKQLHETMGITIVYVTHDQSEALTMSDRIAVFNDGIVQQIDRPDALYERPVNSFVANFVGENNVLSGTVETIDKDTCRVALAAGGAVTARAINVSGAGAATSLSVRPERIAIIPDGTSSDGPNLLPAKVQSTIYLGDHALAVLDVAGNAEFMVKLQPGAHDGLKHGERVFISFRPEDCLALDPV